In one window of bacterium DNA:
- a CDS encoding cupin domain-containing protein: MLSKRNASNMTWLTVADGSRLCELLHPLCTSGLPMRCSIAVAELQPKQANALHRLRESTEIFYILSGTGTIRIDDELQPVVSGDAVVVPPGAWQCLENNGTELLRFLCICDPAWHADDEEVEQPHPKSGVFE; the protein is encoded by the coding sequence ATGTTGAGCAAACGCAACGCATCAAACATGACTTGGTTGACAGTCGCCGATGGTTCACGCCTTTGCGAGTTGTTACATCCATTGTGCACTTCCGGTTTGCCGATGCGTTGCAGCATCGCTGTCGCAGAACTTCAGCCCAAGCAAGCGAATGCATTGCATCGGTTGCGGGAATCGACTGAGATATTTTACATCTTATCGGGAACCGGAACTATCCGAATCGATGACGAACTACAACCCGTAGTATCTGGCGACGCGGTTGTTGTTCCTCCCGGCGCATGGCAATGTTTGGAAAATAATGGAACCGAATTGTTACGCTTCCTTTGTATATGCGATCCTGCATGGCACGCCGACGATGAAGAGGTCGAACAACCCCACCCAAAATCGGGAGTATTCGAATAG